The following proteins come from a genomic window of Triticum aestivum cultivar Chinese Spring chromosome 6A, IWGSC CS RefSeq v2.1, whole genome shotgun sequence:
- the LOC123128237 gene encoding KH domain-containing protein At5g56140 isoform X2, which yields MSSGRYMAYSPSPSTTPHSPRISGLRASSAAVADQEKYLAELLAERHKLNPFVPVLPHSIRLLNQEILRVSTLLENASLLNQSGFEHGSPLTLGGLYSNGAATDMNGWTSAFQSESSSAYSWLGGSQGSSSGLIVKKTMRVDIPVDKYPTYNFVGRILGPRGNSLKRVEATTDCRVLIRGRGSIKDPAREEMMRGKPGYEHLNEPLHILVEAELPVEIIDARLMQAREILEDLLRPMDESQDFFKKQQLRELAMLNGTLREEGMQRSGSASPFHNSLGMKRAKTRG from the exons ATGTCGTCCGGACGGTACATGGCCTACTCGCCCTCCCCGTCCACCACGCCGCACTCCCCGCGCATCTCCGGCCTccgcgcctcctccgccgccgtcgccgaccagGAGAA GTACCTTGCGGAGCTGCTCGCGGAGCGCCACAAGCTGAACCCGTTCGTCCCGGTGCTCCCTCATAGCATACGGCTGCTGAATCAAG AAATTTTACGTGTTTCCACACTATTGGAGAACGCCTCCCTTTTAAACCAAAGTGGCTTTGAACATGGTAGTCCACTAACATTGGGAGGATTATATTCAAATGGAGCAGCAACTGATATGAATGGATGGACATCAGCATTTCAATCAGAA AGTTCATCAGCTTATAGTTGGCTTGGAGGTTCTCAAGGCAGCTCATCTGGACTAATTGTCAAGAAAACAATGAGGGTTGATATTCCAGTAGACAAATATCCAACA TACAACTTCGTTGGTCGCATCCTTGGTCCCAGAGGAAATTCCTTGAAGCGAGTGGAGGCAACTACTGACTGCCGTGTGCTTATAAGAGGCCGGGGTAGCATTAAAGATCCAGCTCGG GAGGAAATGATGCGTGGAAAGCCAGGATATGAACATCTGAATGAACCCCTACATATATTGGTTGAGGCAGAGCTGCCTGTTGAAATTATTGATGCTCGTCTGATGCAAGCCCGCGAGATCCTTGAGGATCTGTTAAGGCCAATG GACGAGTCTCAGGACTTCTTCAAGAAGCAGCAGCTCCGGGAGCTTGCAATGCTCAACGGCACCCTCCGCGAGGAAGGGATGCAAAGATCTGGTTCCGCATCCCCTTTCCACAACAGCCTTGGAATGAAGAGGGCCAAGACAAGGGGGTAA
- the LOC123128237 gene encoding KH domain-containing protein At5g56140 isoform X1: MSSGRYMAYSPSPSTTPHSPRISGLRASSAAVADQEKYLAELLAERHKLNPFVPVLPHSIRLLNQEILRVSTLLENASLLNQSGFEHGSPLTLGGLYSNGAATDMNGWTSAFQSESSSAYSWLGGSQGSSSGLIVKKTMRVDIPVDKYPTYNFVGRILGPRGNSLKRVEATTDCRVLIRGRGSIKDPAREEMMRGKPGYEHLNEPLHILVEAELPVEIIDARLMQAREILEDLLRPMQDESQDFFKKQQLRELAMLNGTLREEGMQRSGSASPFHNSLGMKRAKTRG; this comes from the exons ATGTCGTCCGGACGGTACATGGCCTACTCGCCCTCCCCGTCCACCACGCCGCACTCCCCGCGCATCTCCGGCCTccgcgcctcctccgccgccgtcgccgaccagGAGAA GTACCTTGCGGAGCTGCTCGCGGAGCGCCACAAGCTGAACCCGTTCGTCCCGGTGCTCCCTCATAGCATACGGCTGCTGAATCAAG AAATTTTACGTGTTTCCACACTATTGGAGAACGCCTCCCTTTTAAACCAAAGTGGCTTTGAACATGGTAGTCCACTAACATTGGGAGGATTATATTCAAATGGAGCAGCAACTGATATGAATGGATGGACATCAGCATTTCAATCAGAA AGTTCATCAGCTTATAGTTGGCTTGGAGGTTCTCAAGGCAGCTCATCTGGACTAATTGTCAAGAAAACAATGAGGGTTGATATTCCAGTAGACAAATATCCAACA TACAACTTCGTTGGTCGCATCCTTGGTCCCAGAGGAAATTCCTTGAAGCGAGTGGAGGCAACTACTGACTGCCGTGTGCTTATAAGAGGCCGGGGTAGCATTAAAGATCCAGCTCGG GAGGAAATGATGCGTGGAAAGCCAGGATATGAACATCTGAATGAACCCCTACATATATTGGTTGAGGCAGAGCTGCCTGTTGAAATTATTGATGCTCGTCTGATGCAAGCCCGCGAGATCCTTGAGGATCTGTTAAGGCCAATG CAGGACGAGTCTCAGGACTTCTTCAAGAAGCAGCAGCTCCGGGAGCTTGCAATGCTCAACGGCACCCTCCGCGAGGAAGGGATGCAAAGATCTGGTTCCGCATCCCCTTTCCACAACAGCCTTGGAATGAAGAGGGCCAAGACAAGGGGGTAA